The Candidatus Methylacidiphilales bacterium region GCATTTTTAAGAAAAATTATTGGACCACAAAACTGAGTTCGCCTTCCGAGACAAGTTCGCCGTTGACGGTGCACTGGCCGACCGCCTTGCCGATTTTTCCGCGCATTTTGACAAGCTCCACCTGAATGATAAGAGTGTCGCCCGGCACGACGGGCTTCCGGAACTTGACCTTGTCGGCGCTCATGAAAAATCCGATCCGGCCGACGTTGTCCGCGCGGCGCAGGAGGAGAAGGCTGGCCACCTGGGCCATGGCTTCCAATTGCAGGACTCCCGGCATGAGCGGATGGCCGGGAAAGTGGCCCTGAAAAAAGGGTTCGTTGATCGACACGTTTTTGCAGCCGGTGGCGCGGCTGTCGCCCTCGAATTTCAGAATCCGGTCCACCATGAGGAAGGGGTAGCGGTGCGGCAGGATATTCATCACCTCCTGGATGTCCAGGGCGCCTTCGCCGACCGGGATGTACTCGATCGGCATCAATTGGTTGAGGTAGCGCTTGTATTCCTTCGCGATGGCCTTGGCCAGTTCGACGTTGAGGGCGTGGCTGGGCTTGGCGGCGATAATGTGCGCCTTGAGATGGATCGGGAACAGGGAAAGATCCCCGATGACGTCCAGAATCTTGTGCCTGACAAATTCTTCGCGATAACGCAGCGGGTCCTTGCTCAGGATGCTTTCGCCGCGGATGACAATGGCGTTTTCCAGGCTGCCGCCCTTGATGAGGCCTTTTTCGAGCAGGGGTTGCACCTCCTCGTAAAAAACAAAAGTGCGCGCCTTGGAAATCTCGGAACGGTAGGTTTCGGGATTCACCTCCACGCTGAAAAACTGGGTGAAATATCCGGTATGGTTCGCGTTGGTGCAGGTCACCTTGAAGCTGTCGTGAGGCAGGGCGACCATGTAGGAGTCGTCCTTGCCATAAACATAAACCGGTTCCTTGAGCTCGAAATACGTGCGTGGGATGGTGAGCTCCTTTTTCCCGGCCTTGTCGATGAGCTGCACAAAAAGGTCCGAACTGCCGTCTCCAATCGGCGGTTCATTCGAGTCCATTTCAATGAGCGCATTGTCGATGCCCAAGCCGCGCAGGGCGGAGGTCAGGTGTTCGATGGTGTGGATCTTGACAGCACCCTCGCTGATCGTGGTGGCCCGTTCCACCTGTTTGACATTTTCCACGGCCACGTTGATGGTCGGGGCGTCCGGCAGGTCGATTCTTTTGAAAGTGTAGCCGCTGTTGGCTTCGGCGGGTTTGAGGGTCAGAGTGACCGTGCCCCCGGTGTGCAGCGAAGAGCCTTTAAGGGACGCTTCCTTCTCAATCGTGGTCTGATAAATGACAGGCATCCGCAAGTCATTGCAAAAGATGGGGGTAGAGCGCAACAGCAAATTACAGATAAAACATTATTCACTCAGGCCCAAAGGCGGCCAGCCCGTCATTTTTCGGTTGATTTGCCCTGTTTGGCAGTTGAAAAACCCCGCCGCCTACCCTAAACCACTTATCTTATGAAGAGAATGAGTCGCACTTCGGGTCAGGTTCTGGTCTTGGCAGTTTTGGCCTTGGGGGTTCTCCCCTTTCAACAAACATGGGGCGCGGAGGCTGTAATCAAAGTGGGTGAGTATGCTTCTCTCAGCGGCGGCACCGCGTCCTTTGGCAGCGCCTCGCACAAAGGAACTGTTTTGGCGGTTGAAGAAATCAACGCAGCAGGCGGTGTGCTGGGCAAACAGATCCAATTGATTACGGAAGACACCCAATCCAAGGCGGGGGAAGCTTCGACCGCTGTGCGTAAATTGATTTCCCAGGATAAAGTCGTCGCCATCCTCGGCGAAATCGCCTCATCCCGTTCGCTGGAAGCCGCGCCCATTTGCCAGGAAGCCAAAATTCCGATGATTTCACCGGGATCGACAAACCCCAAAGTTACCGAGGTTGGAGACTATATTTTCCGGATCTGTTTTATTGATCCGTTTCAGGGCACGGTCATGGCGAAGTTCGCCCTCGACTCGCTCAAGGTCAAAAATGTGGCGGTCTTGACCGATGTGAAACAGGATTACAGCGTCGGCCTTGCCCAGTTTTTCAGGGAATACCTAACGGCGCATGGCGGTGTGGTCGCGAAGGAACAAAGTTACAGCAGCGGCGACAAGGATTTTCGTGCGCAACTCACCTCGATCAAATCCAGCAAACCCGAAGCGGTTTTCCTGCCCGGCTATTATAATGAGGTGGCGCTCATCGTCAAACAGGCCGAACAATTGGGCCTGAAAGTGCCGTTCCTCGGCGGCGACGGATGGGATTCGTCGTCCCTGGTGGAAATCGGCGGCCAATCCATGGAAGGCCAGTATTTTTCCAACCATTTTTCTCCTGAGGACAATGCGCCTCAAATCCAGTCTTTTGTAAAAAATTTCCAGACGAAGTACAACCAGACTCCCGATGCGATGGCCGCTCTCGGTTATGATTCCGCCCGGTTTCTGGCCGACGCAATCCGCCGCGCGGGATCGACCGATCCTGTGAAGCTGCGAGATGCGCTGGCCTCGACCAAGAATTTTGGCGGCGTCACCGGTTCCATCACCATCAACGCGCAACGCAACGCCACCAAGTCCGCCGACATTCTCGTCATCAAGGGCGGAAAGTTCAAATTCATGCAAACGGTTGCGCCGTAAAAATAATGATGGCCCGGGAAAAGAACTGGCGGATGCTCCGGGCGATGGGTTATAGATAACCCCTGAGCATGGACATCACCCAGTTTATTCAGCAGCTTGTCAACGGCCTTTCCCTGGGGGCCATCTATGCCCTCATCGCCCTTGGATACACGATGGTGTATGGCGTGCTCCGGTTCATCAATTTCGCGCATGGCGACATCTACATGCTGGGCGCATTTTTTGGATTGGGCCTTGCGCCCAGGATGCAGCGCATCTTTCCCGGCAGCCATTCCATTCCCGGAGCATTGGCCATTTTAATTGCGTCCATGTTGCTATGCGCCGCAATCGGCGTCCTGATCGAACGGCTCGTGTATCGGCCCCTGCGCGATCGTCCCCGGCTGACGGTGCTGATCACGGCCATCGGCGTTTCCCTGTTCATCCAGAACGTGACCCAGTTGCTCTGCGGCGCCGACCCCAAGGCCTTTCCCGAATTGATCCCGGTCCGCGCGATTGAAGGGCTGGGGGATTTGACGGTGCTGACCTCACAGGCCACGGTGATTTTGGTCACACTCATTCTGCTCTTTGGCCTGCATTTTATTGTTCAAAAAACAAAGTTAGGTATGGCCATGCGCGCGCTTTCATTGAACCCGACCGCCTGCCTGCTCGTCGGCGTCAACAACAACACGGTCATCTCGTTTACGTTCGCATTGGGGTCCGCCCTGGCGGCGGCAGCCGGGATTCTGGTGGCGCTGGATTCGCCTTCGATTGAGCCCATGATGGGGAATGTGCCGGGCATCAAGGCCTTTGTTGCGGCGGTGCTGGGCGGCATCGGCAACATCCCGGGCGCGGCCCTGGGCGGGCTGATCATCGGCGTCACGGAAACCCTGGTGGTGGGTTATGTTTCGCCCGCATTCCGCGATGCCATCGCCTTTGCCATCTTGATTCTTATTTTGTTGTTCAAGCCGGACGGGTTGCTTGGCAAGTCTGAACGGGAGAAAGTCTGATGGATTCGCGGCTGATTTTATTGTTGTCCCTTGTTGCAAGCGGAGTGGCGGCGCTTTGTTCGGGCTGGCTCGATCCGTATTATTACGACGTCTGCATTTCCATCGGGATCAACATCATCCTGGCCGTCAGCTTGAACCTGGTGAACGGTTATACCGGCCAATTTTCACTCGGCCATGCCGGCTTCATGGCGGTGGGGGCTTATACGTCCGCCTCCATTACCAATGCGCTGGCCGTCAAATTCACGGGCATGCCGATTGGCGCGGCCGAGGTTGTTTTTGTGTTGGCCTTGTTTCTGGGCGGCCTCGCGGCCGCAATCGCCGGCCTGGCGGTGGGCATTCCGTCCCTGAGATTGCGCGGGGATTATCTGGCCATTGTCACGCTTGGGTTTGGAGAGATCATCCGGGTGTTGATCCTGAACATGGATTTTTTGGGGGCCGCCCGCGGACTGAGTGTGACGTGGCACAACACGAATTTTTTTTGGACGTTCGGTCTCGCGTCGTTTGCGGTGTATGTTGTTTACAACTTGGTGCATTCGACGTACGGACGCGGCTTTGTCACCGTGCGCGACGATGAGATCGCGGCGGAGGCGGTCGGCATCAACACGACAAAATACAAGGTCATCGCGTTTGCCACGGCGGCGTTTTTTGCAGGCCTGGCGGGCGGCCTCTACGCGCACTACAAACAGTATCTGACGCCGGAAGGTTTTAATTTCTTCAAGTCGGTTGATATTGTGGTCATGGTGATCCTCGGCGGCATGGGCAGCACGGCCGGGGTCGTGGCCGCAGCCATCATACTAACATTGCTTCCCGAACTGCTGCGGATGCTGTCGCATTTGCCGTGGATTCCCGAACCGGTCCAGCCCTGGCTCGAGAAC contains the following coding sequences:
- a CDS encoding bifunctional UDP-3-O-[3-hydroxymyristoyl] N-acetylglucosamine deacetylase/3-hydroxyacyl-ACP dehydratase; protein product: MPVIYQTTIEKEASLKGSSLHTGGTVTLTLKPAEANSGYTFKRIDLPDAPTINVAVENVKQVERATTISEGAVKIHTIEHLTSALRGLGIDNALIEMDSNEPPIGDGSSDLFVQLIDKAGKKELTIPRTYFELKEPVYVYGKDDSYMVALPHDSFKVTCTNANHTGYFTQFFSVEVNPETYRSEISKARTFVFYEEVQPLLEKGLIKGGSLENAIVIRGESILSKDPLRYREEFVRHKILDVIGDLSLFPIHLKAHIIAAKPSHALNVELAKAIAKEYKRYLNQLMPIEYIPVGEGALDIQEVMNILPHRYPFLMVDRILKFEGDSRATGCKNVSINEPFFQGHFPGHPLMPGVLQLEAMAQVASLLLLRRADNVGRIGFFMSADKVKFRKPVVPGDTLIIQVELVKMRGKIGKAVGQCTVNGELVSEGELSFVVQ
- a CDS encoding ABC transporter substrate-binding protein, with the protein product MSRTSGQVLVLAVLALGVLPFQQTWGAEAVIKVGEYASLSGGTASFGSASHKGTVLAVEEINAAGGVLGKQIQLITEDTQSKAGEASTAVRKLISQDKVVAILGEIASSRSLEAAPICQEAKIPMISPGSTNPKVTEVGDYIFRICFIDPFQGTVMAKFALDSLKVKNVAVLTDVKQDYSVGLAQFFREYLTAHGGVVAKEQSYSSGDKDFRAQLTSIKSSKPEAVFLPGYYNEVALIVKQAEQLGLKVPFLGGDGWDSSSLVEIGGQSMEGQYFSNHFSPEDNAPQIQSFVKNFQTKYNQTPDAMAALGYDSARFLADAIRRAGSTDPVKLRDALASTKNFGGVTGSITINAQRNATKSADILVIKGGKFKFMQTVAP
- a CDS encoding branched-chain amino acid ABC transporter permease; its protein translation is MDITQFIQQLVNGLSLGAIYALIALGYTMVYGVLRFINFAHGDIYMLGAFFGLGLAPRMQRIFPGSHSIPGALAILIASMLLCAAIGVLIERLVYRPLRDRPRLTVLITAIGVSLFIQNVTQLLCGADPKAFPELIPVRAIEGLGDLTVLTSQATVILVTLILLFGLHFIVQKTKLGMAMRALSLNPTACLLVGVNNNTVISFTFALGSALAAAAGILVALDSPSIEPMMGNVPGIKAFVAAVLGGIGNIPGAALGGLIIGVTETLVVGYVSPAFRDAIAFAILILILLFKPDGLLGKSEREKV
- a CDS encoding branched-chain amino acid ABC transporter permease, with the translated sequence MDSRLILLLSLVASGVAALCSGWLDPYYYDVCISIGINIILAVSLNLVNGYTGQFSLGHAGFMAVGAYTSASITNALAVKFTGMPIGAAEVVFVLALFLGGLAAAIAGLAVGIPSLRLRGDYLAIVTLGFGEIIRVLILNMDFLGAARGLSVTWHNTNFFWTFGLASFAVYVVYNLVHSTYGRGFVTVRDDEIAAEAVGINTTKYKVIAFATAAFFAGLAGGLYAHYKQYLTPEGFNFFKSVDIVVMVILGGMGSTAGVVAAAIILTLLPELLRMLSHLPWIPEPVQPWLENRLILYSLLLIILMLTRPQGLFGNVEFLRKFMAARRAGK